The DNA segment AAAAAGCGGCACCACCTGCACTGATACGTGGCAGTATTTGCCGCCCATCAAGTTTTTATGCGATGCAACGGGGAAGACACGCGCCCATGTACGACGTGGAGCAATTGATCGCCGGAACGTGGACGCCCGGCTCCGAAGACCGCACTCTGACCGTTCTCGACCCTCGCGACGGCACCCCGGTGACCCGGGTTCCCGTCTCCTCCGACGCCGATGTCGCCGCCGCGGTGAAGGCCGCCCGCGATGCCGCCGCCGGCTGGGCCCGAACCGCGCCGGCCGCCCGGGCCGCCGCGCTGCACGCCGCCGCGACGGCCGTCGACGCCGCCGCCGATGAACTCGCTGTGATCATGTCCGCCGAGATGGGCAAGCCGGTGGGCGAAGCCCGTGACTCGATCATGGCCGGTGTCGGAACCCTCCGGCAGTACGCCGAGCTCGGACCGGCCCACCGCGGTCGCGCCCTCGCCGGCAACGACGAGGCGATCGACCTGATGGCGTACGCTCCCCGCGGCGTGGTCGCCGTGATCACCCCGTGGAACGACCCGGTCGCCGTCTCCTGTGGCCTGCTCGGCGCGGCGCTGGTCACCGGCAACGCCGTGGTGCACAAGCCGAGCGAGCGCACCCCGGCCACCGGGTGGCGGCTCGGGCAGATCGTCGCCCCGCACTTCCCGGACGGCGTGCTCGGCCTGGTCAACGGCGACGGACCGGTCGGCGCCGCGCTCGCCGCGAGCGACGTCGACGTGGTGGCGCACGTCGGTTCCACGGCGACCGGGCGGGCCATCGCTGCGGCCTGCGCCCGCACCGGCGCGAAGGCGCTGCTGGAGAACGGCGGCAGCGACCCGCTGATCGTCGACGCCGGCGTCGACCCGGTCTGGGCCGCGCAGCAGGCGGCGCTCGGCGCGTTCGCGAACTCCGGGCAGATCTGCGTCGCGGTCGAGCGCGTCTACGTGCACCGTGAGATCGCCCAGCCGTTCCTCTCCGCGCTCGCCGACGAGGCGTCGTCCTGGGCCACCAGGATCGGCCCGCTCGTCGACACCCGCCTGCGGGACGGCGTCGACGAGCAGGTCCAGGCGGCCGTCCGGGACGGCGCCCGGGTCCTCAGCGGAGGCGCGATCCCGGACGGCCCCGGCGCGTTCTACCCGCCGACCGTGCTCGCCGACTGCACCGACGACATGACGGTCGTGCGGGAGGAGACGTTCGG comes from the Actinoplanes sp. OR16 genome and includes:
- a CDS encoding aldehyde dehydrogenase, with amino-acid sequence MYDVEQLIAGTWTPGSEDRTLTVLDPRDGTPVTRVPVSSDADVAAAVKAARDAAAGWARTAPAARAAALHAAATAVDAAADELAVIMSAEMGKPVGEARDSIMAGVGTLRQYAELGPAHRGRALAGNDEAIDLMAYAPRGVVAVITPWNDPVAVSCGLLGAALVTGNAVVHKPSERTPATGWRLGQIVAPHFPDGVLGLVNGDGPVGAALAASDVDVVAHVGSTATGRAIAAACARTGAKALLENGGSDPLIVDAGVDPVWAAQQAALGAFANSGQICVAVERVYVHREIAQPFLSALADEASSWATRIGPLVDTRLRDGVDEQVQAAVRDGARVLSGGAIPDGPGAFYPPTVLADCTDDMTVVREETFGPVAPVVVVDTFGSALARAADSPYGLAATVLTTSMSNAQQAWRELPAGTVKVNAVFGGAPGGAAHPRRGSGQGFGYGPELLDEMTVMKAVHIEAPPTGW